The window GTCCCCGCCACACGCATCCGCCGCACACCCATCGGCTAAGCAGACCCCTCCTGCCACCATATCCAGGTCATCCTCGTCGAGTTCTTCCGAGACCAATGGAGGGAGGACAAATGTGGCCGAATATGCGGGATCACTCTCCACCACATTCACCTTAAAATCCTTTGGCAGTTTCTCCCCCGCAATTTTTTCGATGGCAGCCGATGGCTCCTGAAGAAGTTCCTTGCGGAACTCCTCATCTGTCATTGCGGTCCTCTGTACCTCTGTATAAATTTCATTAATTTTTTCCTGTGTCCATGCCATTTTATCCTCTCCTTTTATCTGATCTGATTTTCCTCTAAGTATCCTGACCTGTAAAACAACTCTACCTTGTCCAAAAATTTTATTTTTTCAAACTCTGACATCCTAACTGACTGCAAAATATCTTTCACTGCAGCCTGTTCCCCCAGAAACATCTTCAAGCCGTCCCGCTCCTTTTCCCCGGCAATAATACTGCGGCGGATTCCATCGCCCTGAATCCTCAGCCTGTACCCTGTCCATTCATAGGAAATATGATCTGCAAGGGGCAGGGGACAATCCAGGGGCATTTTCTCCGGCATCCATCTCCCAATCATCTCAAGAAGCGCTTTTTTATACTCCTGCGGCTCCTGAAACTTTTTTTCTTCTAATACGCGCATCCCCTTTGGATATCTGTCGCCGGGCCGTTGTACTGATACCAGCATGACAGTCCCCTTTGCCATATTGACGACAAACCCATTGGTACATGCGCTGGAGGCAGAATCCAGGAAATTTTTTCCTTCCATACTCCCGGATAGTTCTATGGCCCTTCCCGACCGGGAATAGCAGTTGCCGGATTCTGGGTTGTTCAGCAAAAGCTCCACATAATACAATTCTTCTGCTGTAAAGGATCTGTAAATCTCTTGAAGCTGTTCCAGGGTAGTGACAGAAAAACGGACTGCAGCATGGGACAGTTCCTCATCTCCCAAGCTTTTCAAAAATCTCTTTGTCCTCCCTACATCCTTTTGTGCAGCGGCAGTTGTGGTCTGTGGGACACAGCCAAACCTCTCTCTATAATCTGCGAGAAATTTCTCATAGTCCGGGTTGTCAAAGGGTTCTGTGGCAAAATAGCACAGCCCTGCCCCTGCTATATCCCCCAGTACATCTCCCGTTATCTCAAGCACCTGCCTCCATACTCCTGCGTGTTCCTCTGTATACCGGTACACAGCTTTCAGTTTCCCGGCCGCAAGACAGCAGAAATTACACCCCATGCTGCATCCTTCCGAAAGTTCAAAGGAGACTGGAATATAGTACAGTCCTTTCATATGCCGGATAATACTGCTTTGGAATCTGTTTCTTGCATTCTGCCTCAAAAACCATGCCCTAAACCTTGGATCTGCAATTTTTTCCTGGGAGCATTTTTCATCCATATAGGCATACACATGCGCAAGAAATCTTTGGTACACTGCCTCAAATTCTTCCTGTTCTTCTGCAGAAACCTTTGGCAGGCTATAATGACCAGGATCGGCAGTATGCAGTTCCAGCAGGCGCTTATGGAGGGCCCACCTAAGATCACTTTGTTCCATACTTTTCTTCATAATGCATCTCCAGCAGAGTCTTCAGGTGATTCTTAAAGTAGGAGCATGTATCTCTTTTTCCCCCGTCCCGGTTATTGAGCAGTCTCATCCTGGGGCATCCGCCGTCGCAGATAGGGAAGAAGAAGCACTTTTCACATTTGGGGTCTTCTAAAAACGACGCCCCCACCATCCCCTCCGCTACAAGGGGCATATTCCAGTTTAACAGGGACGATATATTGCCAATTTCCAGCTCAGGCACCCCCACATCATTCCAGCATTTATATAGCTCTCCTTCAGGACCCACAACATAGGCATTTCGCTTTGTCATCGTGCAGCCCCCCATAAGCCCGGAAGGGAACATGGAGAGGGCATTAATCCCATACTCTTTATGTACGTCCGCCAAAAACCGCCCTTTCTCTCCGGAATCAAAAAAGCAGCTTGTATCTGGATTCGCCTCCTCGCCATGTACAAAGCCAGGATATACGCTGATCCGTTTCCCAAACTGATCTGGGAAACGGTTTTCTATAAATCGGTACACATCTGCAAACTCTTCCCTGTTTGTCCCATCTACATTGACGCGGATATTCACCCTGCCCTCCCAGGAGGACTGCATCAGCGCCTCTATGTTGGACACGATTTTGTCATAGGTTGCCCCTCCGCCAATCAAATGTCTCCTGCTGTCATGGGTTTCCTTTTTCCCATCCAGCGTGATCTGTATCATCGTTGCTTTGAGCTCATCCAGAGAAGAAATGGCCTCCTTATCCAACAGGTATCCATTGGTTACAATAAAAGATGTGTACTCTTTCCCCAGGCTGCTGATTTTCCGGTTCAGGCTCCTGATCCGGTCCAGCGCCAGCAGAGGCTCTCCTCCATACCATACAAGGGCAAGCCTGGAAATCTTTTTATGCTTTTCTATAAACGCAGCAAGCGCATCTTCTGTCTCTTCCGTCATCATTGATGCCGTCCTGTTCCCTTCATAACAGTAAGGACATGCAAAATTACACGCTCTCGTAGGCGCAATGGTCAGCATCAGAGTATGCCCTGCATAGTTGGCTGTCAGCCTGCGCATTTTCAGAATACGGAAAAAATCGTCGTCTTGGCCGTCCTCCACAAGAAAACCGCCGTTGCGCAAATGAAAGTACAGTTCTGGCATGATACTATAATCCACCTTTGCTGGATCCCGGGCAATCTTTCTGACTTGTCCGGCAGCCTTAGCACTTAGCTGTAAAAACGAATTTGATGCAGAATTATACAAAAGCCACCCGTTATTGTCAGATTCAAATAAAAGATTATATCTTGACCATTTCATAAAAAGTCCCTTACTTTGCATCTGCCTTTGCGGCGCATGCATTTGCCGGGCATCCGCCGACTCCTACAGCCAATGCGCAGGCAGATACGATCAGTACCACTGAGACGCCTCCTGCCACATCATCCAGATCGTCCTCCTCCAGTTCTTCACTCAGTAACTCTGGAAGGACAAAAGTTGCATTGTAAGCCGGGTCATTTTCAATCACCTGGAACTTCATGCCTTCCGGCAGAGGCGCGCCTACCTCTTTTTCGATAACAGCGTTAGGATTTTCCAGCAGTTCTTTTCTGTACTCCTCATCAGTTACCGCCCTTTTTTGAATTGTAAGGTAGATCTCATTCATTTTTTCCTGTGTCCATTTCATTGTGTTTTCCTCCTTTAATTGAGTTGTATTGTTAAATTACATTTAATATAATTAAATGCCAAAATTGGTTTACAATAGCAGAAAGTAAACATCTCCATCTGCCGGTTCCCTTTTTCCACCTCAAACCAGAGCTGCCTGTACTTCTCAGAAATCCTGTCCAGCACCCAAGTAGAAAAAGACGGCCCCAGCCAAAAACATCTTTCTGCCCTGTATGTATAAAAACGCCTAATCTTTACAATATCTTGTGCCATGGGTTCTGTTACAATCCATCCAGACGGTGCCTTCTCTCCCTTTCTCACAAGGACAAAGCTGGTATCTGGATCATACCCCCAGTTCTCCTCCCACAGTCCTGGCGAGAGGTAGTCCTCTGGCAGGCTGCCTTCCAGCTCCTTTTTCCTTAGTTCCTCCTGCCACTGCCTTGGGAAATCGTCTATACGCACCGTATCATACCCCTTCTTATGCAGAAGTTCTGGACAATACCAGTGGTATTTCCTGAAATGTCCGAAATCTGCCGTATTTACCCCGACCTGCCTCAAAAATGTTATTTTTTTGAGGGTACATCCTTCTACATTCTCCAGCAGCCGTGCATAAGCCGGGACAGCATCATCCTTCTGCTCCAAAAGCATGATTACTTGGCTCACTTTGTAGTCCCGCTTGATTAATCCCAGAAATTGTTCTGTAAAGCAGATAACATCCTGCCAGCCTGATGCTGAGGCGGCCATTCTCAGATAATGCATATAAAAAGTTTCATCCTTTTCCTGTATAACCCCAAATGTGAGTCCGGCCGGATTCCCCCCTTTTATGTAGGACACAACGACAGGTGTATACTGGGGATCTCCGTACAGAAAAGGCGGCAGAGGCTGTCCCTCCCCCTGCAGTCCTTTATAAATTTCCTCCGTTTCTCTGGGGGTGTTGATTTTTTTAACCTTGCTCATACCATACTCCTTAACTGGCATAGTTCCTTTTACGCCATCTGGCGGCTCGCCAGTTCATAAAAGACCCCTTTTTGCTCCATCAGTGTGTCAAAATCTCCTTCTTCTACAATCCTTCCCCTGTCCATCACAAGAATTCTGTCGCAGTCGATCACAGTACTGAGCCTGTGGGCGATTACAAGCCTGGTAACATGAAGCCTGTTCAGGCTGTCGCACACCATAGACTGTGTTACATTGTCCAGCGCCGATGTGGCCTCGTCAAAAAATAAAACCTTCGGCTTACCTGCAATGGCCCGGGCAATCAAAATCCTCTGCTGCTGTCCGCCTGAGATCGTGCCCCCCATCTCTGATACAACTGTATGCATACCCATTGGCATTCTGGCAATATCATCAGCCAAGCCAACCTGGGCCGCCACCCGTTCTGCATCTTTGAGTGTTGCCTTTGGCGCAGCAATCACAATATTGTCGAAAATACTGCCTCCTATCAGCCTGCCGTCCTGCAGCACCACGCCAAACTTTTTCCTCAGTTCACGCTTATCCAGCCGCTCAATATCCTGGGAATCATAAAAGATTTTTCCAGAAACTGGCTTTTCAAACCCTAGAAGCAGTTTCATAAGCGTGGACTTCCCACAGCCTGAAGCTCCCACTATTCCCACATATTCCCCCGGACGTATATGTACGGACAGATCATTTAACACCATGCCGCTGGATTCGTCATAAGCAAAACTTACATTCGCGATCTCAATATTCCCTGTCAGCTCTCCCGGAAGTTCTGCATCTTCCGTATATTCCGGAAGAGTCTGGAGAATCGGCTTGATCCTCTCTAACATAGGAAAGATTCCATTTAACTGTGGCAGGGACGTGCCCACCTCCATCATTGCCGCAGAAAATGAGCCAAATGCAGCCATAAATGCCGTAAACTGCCCAGTGGACAGGATCAGTCCCAGCTCCTGTTGATTTTTCACCATCTGGAAATAGAGAAAGAGAGAAAATGCATTGGCCGCAACGACTGTAAGCATATCAACTACATTGGTAATCCTCTCCTTTCTCAGTGTAATCTTTTTCGCACTGCTGTAAGGTTTCAGATATTCCAGGAGCGCCCTGTCCTCTACCCCTGCATTCCGTATCTTCTGGATCCCGGAAAGATACTGGTACATCCTGCTGTTTGCCTCTGCACTGTCCTCCAAAAACTGTTTTTCATATTTCATCTGCAGGAATGAAAGTATCAGTACAACGATCATGACAGCCAGGACCATAAGCAGCGAAAACTTCATCAGCTCTGGGGAATAGCCGTGCATCTGCGACAGGTATAAAAGCGAAAATGCCGCTGATATAAAAGTTTTGATGGCCACAGAAGAAATCAGGTTGTACATACTGTCAATTTGCAGGACACGGTCCGACAATTCCGCCGACTTATATTTTCTGAAAAAACTTTCCGGAAGATTGAACAGCCTCTCACAGGCCGCGGCAAGCACCGCATTTTTCATCTTGCTGACGCCCCGCAGGGAGGA of the Luxibacter massiliensis genome contains:
- a CDS encoding NHLP leader peptide family RiPP precursor, giving the protein MAWTQEKINEIYTEVQRTAMTDEEFRKELLQEPSAAIEKIAGEKLPKDFKVNVVESDPAYSATFVLPPLVSEELDEDDLDMVAGGVCLADGCAADACGGDISK
- a CDS encoding radical SAM family RiPP maturation amino acid epimerase, whose translation is MKKSMEQSDLRWALHKRLLELHTADPGHYSLPKVSAEEQEEFEAVYQRFLAHVYAYMDEKCSQEKIADPRFRAWFLRQNARNRFQSSIIRHMKGLYYIPVSFELSEGCSMGCNFCCLAAGKLKAVYRYTEEHAGVWRQVLEITGDVLGDIAGAGLCYFATEPFDNPDYEKFLADYRERFGCVPQTTTAAAQKDVGRTKRFLKSLGDEELSHAAVRFSVTTLEQLQEIYRSFTAEELYYVELLLNNPESGNCYSRSGRAIELSGSMEGKNFLDSASSACTNGFVVNMAKGTVMLVSVQRPGDRYPKGMRVLEEKKFQEPQEYKKALLEMIGRWMPEKMPLDCPLPLADHISYEWTGYRLRIQGDGIRRSIIAGEKERDGLKMFLGEQAAVKDILQSVRMSEFEKIKFLDKVELFYRSGYLEENQIR
- a CDS encoding NHLP leader peptide family RiPP precursor, producing the protein MKWTQEKMNEIYLTIQKRAVTDEEYRKELLENPNAVIEKEVGAPLPEGMKFQVIENDPAYNATFVLPELLSEELEEDDLDDVAGGVSVVLIVSACALAVGVGGCPANACAAKADAK
- a CDS encoding radical SAM/SPASM domain-containing protein; amino-acid sequence: MKWSRYNLLFESDNNGWLLYNSASNSFLQLSAKAAGQVRKIARDPAKVDYSIMPELYFHLRNGGFLVEDGQDDDFFRILKMRRLTANYAGHTLMLTIAPTRACNFACPYCYEGNRTASMMTEETEDALAAFIEKHKKISRLALVWYGGEPLLALDRIRSLNRKISSLGKEYTSFIVTNGYLLDKEAISSLDELKATMIQITLDGKKETHDSRRHLIGGGATYDKIVSNIEALMQSSWEGRVNIRVNVDGTNREEFADVYRFIENRFPDQFGKRISVYPGFVHGEEANPDTSCFFDSGEKGRFLADVHKEYGINALSMFPSGLMGGCTMTKRNAYVVGPEGELYKCWNDVGVPELEIGNISSLLNWNMPLVAEGMVGASFLEDPKCEKCFFFPICDGGCPRMRLLNNRDGGKRDTCSYFKNHLKTLLEMHYEEKYGTK
- a CDS encoding NHLP bacteriocin export ABC transporter permease/ATPase subunit, which codes for MDKATLKKMIHLKGGDTYLTQNNTDTYVVTKGTVLVFVMPVFEDGENGRRLLLHEAQEGERIPSFYYERYGETHCFCLSALDTAQIRRESGTMTEDLGEEFVDRARLYNLGEENYVDLILEVYDRNSIKEEGYIFSAKKEQSETRRQGLRLIYNLFDKGSHRQVTPESGNRLYDAAAYVCDRKNISLSPYDKIVASAGRRFRLDDISRVSNFIIREVQLEHGWWKHDSDAMIGFLGKGHGAVALVPNGTRGYTIYNPERHDRRRVDEKIASLLEPKAYAVYAPFPNKKLTIKEMFAFSLKASEAYDWIRFCLLTLLGTFIGILLPMLTEQIYDNYIPVGSGNGLIQICAVLLACNLGNLAFTIVKNLSSLRGVSKMKNAVLAAACERLFNLPESFFRKYKSAELSDRVLQIDSMYNLISSVAIKTFISAAFSLLYLSQMHGYSPELMKFSLLMVLAVMIVVLILSFLQMKYEKQFLEDSAEANSRMYQYLSGIQKIRNAGVEDRALLEYLKPYSSAKKITLRKERITNVVDMLTVVAANAFSLFLYFQMVKNQQELGLILSTGQFTAFMAAFGSFSAAMMEVGTSLPQLNGIFPMLERIKPILQTLPEYTEDAELPGELTGNIEIANVSFAYDESSGMVLNDLSVHIRPGEYVGIVGASGCGKSTLMKLLLGFEKPVSGKIFYDSQDIERLDKRELRKKFGVVLQDGRLIGGSIFDNIVIAAPKATLKDAERVAAQVGLADDIARMPMGMHTVVSEMGGTISGGQQQRILIARAIAGKPKVLFFDEATSALDNVTQSMVCDSLNRLHVTRLVIAHRLSTVIDCDRILVMDRGRIVEEGDFDTLMEQKGVFYELASRQMA